In Ruminiclostridium papyrosolvens DSM 2782, the following proteins share a genomic window:
- a CDS encoding DUF2273 domain-containing protein produces MDKQVLTEFYNQHKGEILGAAIGFSIAVIVLILGLLKALFIVLCVVFGFYVGKKLYQDKDYIKNLLDRILPPGTYR; encoded by the coding sequence ATGGATAAACAGGTATTAACCGAGTTTTACAATCAGCACAAGGGTGAAATACTGGGGGCCGCAATCGGTTTTTCGATTGCAGTTATTGTATTGATTCTTGGATTGTTAAAAGCATTGTTTATAGTTTTGTGTGTAGTTTTTGGATTTTATGTCGGGAAAAAATTGTACCAGGACAAAGACTATATTAAGAATCTTCTGGACAGGATACTGCCGCCTGGTACATACAGATAG
- the nusB gene encoding transcription antitermination factor NusB, whose amino-acid sequence MGRRASRESAMKLLYQLEIQKTDRDEQINMALEDESLTENDREYIKGIVDGVFDKTPVLDGIIEKKATGWKINRLSKIDLSILRIGIYEILYRDDIPFSVSVNEAVELAKKYSNEDAGAFVNGLLAKVSKSDIPLETITGETDSE is encoded by the coding sequence ATGGGACGCCGTGCATCCAGGGAATCTGCGATGAAACTGTTGTATCAATTGGAAATACAGAAAACTGACAGAGACGAACAAATTAACATGGCCCTGGAAGACGAAAGTTTAACTGAAAACGATAGGGAATATATTAAAGGAATCGTTGATGGGGTATTCGATAAAACGCCGGTTTTAGATGGTATAATAGAAAAAAAAGCCACCGGTTGGAAAATAAATCGTTTATCTAAAATAGATTTGTCAATTTTAAGAATAGGAATTTACGAGATATTGTATAGGGACGATATACCATTTAGTGTTTCTGTAAATGAGGCTGTAGAATTAGCTAAAAAATATAGCAATGAAGATGCAGGAGCGTTTGTTAACGGTCTTTTGGCCAAGGTATCAAAGAGTGATATACCTTTAGAGACAATAACTGGTGAAACTGATTCTGAATAA
- the amaP gene encoding alkaline shock response membrane anchor protein AmaP produces MNIILRVLLAVYAFFLTIASMFAMLVTIKSDILSEAYTYLYNDVLGYRNPSIIMFIVSSIFFCLSLTFLLSGFKPEGDKKAITKYNKNGDIRITLNSIENIALATSRKLNGIRDSKAFVTKVGEGVSITVKAIVLPDINIPLLSEDMQQKVKSAVEDCTGVQVDSVRVLVESIFTGYKSARVE; encoded by the coding sequence ATGAACATAATTTTACGTGTACTATTAGCTGTATATGCATTTTTCCTGACAATTGCATCCATGTTCGCAATGCTTGTTACAATCAAGTCTGACATATTGTCGGAGGCTTATACATACTTATATAACGATGTGTTGGGATATCGGAATCCATCCATTATAATGTTCATTGTTTCTTCAATATTTTTCTGTTTGAGTTTGACATTCCTTCTTTCCGGTTTTAAGCCGGAAGGAGATAAAAAAGCTATAACCAAATACAATAAAAACGGCGATATCAGAATTACTTTAAACTCAATCGAGAACATTGCATTGGCTACATCGAGAAAGCTCAACGGGATTCGTGATTCCAAGGCATTTGTTACAAAAGTAGGCGAAGGTGTCAGTATTACTGTGAAAGCAATTGTTCTTCCTGACATAAACATTCCTCTGTTGTCTGAAGATATGCAGCAGAAAGTAAAATCTGCAGTTGAAGATTGCACGGGAGTGCAGGTAGATAGTGTCAGAGTTTTGGTGGAGAGCATTTTCACTGGTTACAAATCTGCGAGAGTTGAGTAG
- a CDS encoding Asp23/Gls24 family envelope stress response protein: MEENNIIDDYGSVKISEEVVAIIAGIAATDVPGVAGMSGGIAGGIAEILGRKNLSKGVKVEVGEKEAAIDLYIIVEFGSRIPEVAWDIQDKVKNTVQEMTGLNVVEVNIHIQGVNFEKEAKKDTEVK, encoded by the coding sequence ATGGAAGAAAATAATATAATTGATGACTATGGTTCTGTAAAAATATCTGAGGAAGTTGTTGCCATTATTGCGGGAATTGCTGCGACTGATGTTCCCGGGGTAGCGGGCATGAGCGGAGGTATCGCGGGAGGAATAGCTGAGATTCTCGGTAGGAAGAACCTCTCTAAAGGAGTAAAAGTCGAGGTCGGAGAAAAAGAAGCAGCTATAGATTTATATATAATAGTAGAATTTGGTTCAAGAATACCTGAAGTTGCATGGGACATACAGGATAAGGTAAAAAATACGGTACAGGAAATGACAGGACTCAATGTCGTTGAGGTTAACATTCATATTCAGGGAGTTAACTTTGAAAAAGAAGCAAAGAAGGATACTGAAGTCAAGTAA